The Alteribacter keqinensis DNA segment CGCCGATTTCTTCAAGGAGTTCTGCCAGGATGCCAACATCTGAAATGTCAGGCAGATTATCAATTGTTACAGTGGAATCGGCCAAAATCCCTGCAGGAATGAGAGCCACCGCACTGTTTTTTGCTCCGCTGATGGGCACTGTGCCTTCGAGTAAATGTCCGCCTTCAATTAAAAGCTTTTCCATATTCAGCTTCCCTTCTATTCCTAGGTGTTATAAACCAACCTTACTTTTATCCCATTATAACCATTCAACGGAAAAAAAGTATCGTCTTTCTTTAAAGAAAACGTAAAAGGCACCCGGAGAAAAAGGTGCCTGTTTTTTGTAACGCTCAGCTTATGCGTTCGCTTTTTCCCAGTCGCTTAGAAACCTTTCGATTCCTGCGTCCGTTAACGGGTGTGATGCAAGCTGTGCAATCACCTTGTGGGGAATCGTGGCAATATGGGCGCCCCTCATTGCCGCCTCTGTTACATGGACAGGATGACGAACGGATGCCGCAATAATCTCAGTATCAATACTATGAATATCAAAAACTTCTGCAATGGCACTGATTAATTCCAGTCCGTCGTGACCGATGTCATCGAGCCTTCCGAGAAACGGGGACACATAGGTTGCACCGGCTCTGGCAGCCAGGAGGGCCTGGTTTGTTGAAAATACCAAAGTCACATTGGTTTTGATGTTAAGGTCTGCAAACGTCCGTACTGCCTTCAGTCCCTCAAGTGTCATCGGTACTTTCACCGTGATGTTCGGGGCAATGGCAGCAAGCTCCTTACCTTCTTCGATCATCCCTTCCGCCTCCGTGGAAATCACTTCTGCACTCACGGAGCCTTCCGTTACGATACTCGTAATCTCTCTTAATCGATCATGAAAATCAACGCCTTCTTTTGCTACAAGGGAAGGGTTTGTTGTCACACCAGATAGAATACCTAATTCGTGTGCGTTTTTAATCTCATCTATGTTAGCCGTATCAATAAAAAATCTCACTTTGGCGTCCACCTTTCCAGCTGTACATTATGTTAGCGCTTACGATTTCCTGAAGATTCAGGCGAACATGTTGAAAAAGAAAGTTGGAAGCGGACGTTTGTCCGCAGCCAACTGTCTGTATCATTACGCTTTTTGGGAAGAACCAAATTCACGCATTTTGCCTTTAACTGTTTCTTTGATTGCTTCACGGGCTGGTCCCATATATTTACGTGGGTCATACATTTCAGCATCGTTAGCAAGTGTTTCGCGAACGGCTTTAGCCGATGAAATCTGGCTTTCCGTGTTCACGTTGATTTTAGCTGTTCCAAGAGAAATCGCTTTTTGGATATCTTTTGTCGGAATGCCTGTTCCACCGTGAAGAACAAGTGGTACTGCCGTTAGTTCAGATACTTCCTTCATGCGGTCGAATCCAAGGTTTGGTTCACCTTTGTAAGGACCGTGTACAGATCCAAGTGCCGGAGCAAAACAGTCAACGTTTGTTGCTCTGATCAGCTCGTCACACTCAGCCGGGATTGCGTAAGCTGCTTCTGCATCGTCAACAATCAGGTCATCTTCCTGACCACCGATACGGCCAAGCTCAGCTTCTACAGAAATTCCGAGCGCGTGGGCTACATCAACAACTTTTTTCGTTACCGCAATGTTTTCTTCAAGCGGATGGTGAGATCCGTCGATCATAACAGAAGTGAATCCTGCATATATCGCTTCCACACATTTTTCAAAGCTTGAACCGTGGTCAAGGTGAATGGCCACAGGAACCGTTACTTCATACTCAGCCATAAGAGCTTCAACTATTGTAACAACAGTTACGAATCCTCCCATGTAACGTGCTGCTCCTTCAGAAACTCCGAGTATTACCGGAGAGTTTTCTTCCTGTGCTGCTTGTAGGATTGCCTGGGTGAACTCAAGGTTGTTCAGGTTAAACTGTCCAACGGCGTACCCTTCTGCTTTTGCTGTTTCCAGCATTTCCTTCATTGATACTAAAGGCATTCTAAATATCCTCCTTTGAAATCACGAGCATTATGATCAGCCCTTGGAATGTGTAAGTAATTATAAGAATACAAACGATAATGATACTATTTACCACCGGAGTGTGTTTTATCCTTACCATTTGTACTCGGACGTTTGCAGACGCAGCTTTTCACTTACATCCTTATCAGCTCGTACCAAAAAGCCATGATCCTTTCGGTATATCACAGCATTCTTCACGAGAAAAGTCATCCCAACAGGTTGATTCACTTGTCCATTATAGCATAACCCGTTAAAATTTCATCCTCTATTCAGAATAAATGTGTTAATCGATGGATCACAGCTTCTTGAAACACCACTGGCCCACAAGCCGGTGCTCTTTTTACGAATACAGCCTAGGCATTACACCATCAAATGTTCTTTTACCTTTTCACGAACCTCGTCAATATCAAACGGCTTTGCAAAGTGGGCCAGCGCACCCAGCTTCTTTGCTTCATTGATCATTTCAAGCTCGCCGTAAGCCGTCATCATAATGACGTTTGTTTCCACACCCATTTTTTTCATCTCTCTTAAAATCTCCAGCCCGTCCATCCCGGGAATTTTCATATCCAGTAGCACGAGATCAGGATTCTTGTCTCTCACAATCGAAAGCGCTTGTTTTCCGTTGGAAGCGTCGTATGTGTCGAATCCGTCTTTTTCAAATACCTCATGAAGTAAGACACGTATGCCATATTGATCATCTACAATAAGCAGCTTCTTCTTCACTCGGGTTCCCCCTCTCAATAGTTTCTCCCCCGCCAAACATTACTTTTGCATACAATAATTATCTTCGCTAAGAAGACAGGATCTTCCTTCTTTTCTGTCAGCATATGCGTTGTTTTTTTTTACCTTCGTTGCTTATACTGAATAAGGAAGGTTCGTTATAACCTCCGTCTGCAATGATGCAATCCATGACGCATGTGCGAATCTCGCGGACATATGTCTTCCGGGGAAAGACACACCTTTAAACAATGTACCACTCTATTAACAGCAGTAAACATTACAGTTAATTTACAATTTCATATAGTAGAAAAATGAAGGGAGCATGATTTCACGATGCAAAAAATCTTTTCCACGCAGCTTCAGGGGCTGCTCAACAAAATGAATGATACATACGAAGAAGCTTTCGAAGACGGCTCAAGACTCATTGCCCAGAGCCTTATCACCAATGGAAAAGTAGGCATGTTTGCCACCGGGGAAATGGAAGGGGTCCTCGCCCAGGCGATTAAGGGCGTGGATCGTTTTGAGAACCTTGTTGCCGTTGAAGAAGGCCGGCTCCATGAGCTTGATGAAATGGATACGGTCCTCATTTTCAGTCCTTCTCCAAACGAAGCTGCCTGCTGCATGATTGCTGACAGCCTGAGAGGACGGGAAATCCAGACGATTGCCGTTTTCACCGGAGAAAAACGGGACGAAGACGGACCGTCCCTGGAGAACCTGACCGATGTTTCAATTGATTTAGGGGTAAAAAAAGGACTCGTTCCGAACGAACGGGGTGAGCGGGTTGGTCAGCCTAAGCTCCTCATCGCCCTTTATGCGTATTACAACCTTTACTTTACGACGGAAGAAATTCTTGCCGAGCACCGCGGGGAGTTGTAAGCAGGCGGTGCGGGTGTGGGTGCAGATTCCTTAAAATAATTTTTAATTCCTGAAAATACACCTTTTTTCCTTATTCCAACGGCCCAAAATTTTCCTGAAACTGCGCCACCCTGGCATACAAAAAAGCTGATCCCCCAAAAAGGATCAGCTTTTTCTTTTACTTATTGTTCAGGCTCGCACCGATAAAGTCTCTGAATAACGGCTGCGGGCGGGTCGGACGGGAGATAAATTCCGGATGGAACTGGGACGCGATAAAGTAAGGGTGATCCTTAAGCTCCACGATTTCCACTAAGCGGCCGTCCGGGCTCGTCCCGGAGAATGTAAAGCCGGCTTCCTCCATCTGCTCACGGTACTCGTTGTTGAACTCATAACGGTGGCGGTGGCGTTCGTAAACAACCTGTTCACCGTATGCTTCATACGCTTTTGTGCCTTCCTGAAGCTTACACGGATACAGACCGAGACGAAGCGTTCCGCCGTAATCTTCCACATCTTTCTGCTCCGGAAGAAGGTCAATAACAGGGTATGGTGTACCCGGGTTCAGCTCAGCTGAGTTAGCCCCTTCCATACCGAGAACGTGTCTTGCAAATTCCACGCTGGCCAGCTGCATACCAAGGCAGATGCCGAGGAATGGAATATTTTTCGTTCGCGCGTATTCGATTGCTGCAATTTTACCTTCAATACCGCGATCACCGAAACCGCCTGGTACAAGGATGCCGTCCACACCGCCAAGAAGCTCGGCAGCATTTTCACGTGTCACATCTTCTGAGTTGATCCACTTGATATCTACGTCGGCATCAAAGTTAAATCCTGCGTGCTTCAGAGCTTCCGCTACACTCAGGTAAGCATCCTGCAGGGCAACATATTTACCTACGAGGGCAATGGTTGTTTTCTTTGACAGGTTTGTTACTTTTTCAACAAGGGCGTTCCACTCGTCCATGTTTGCTTCCGCTTTCGGAAGATCAAGGTAATTGCAGACATAGTCGTCGAAGTTCTGACGCTGAAGCTCAAGAGGAACTTCGTAAAGTGTTTCAGCATCACGTGCTTCAATAACGGCCTCCTTTTCAATGTCACAGAAAAGGGCAATTTTATCCTTCATGTCTTCAGGTACGGGGCGCTCTGTACGAACCACGATTACGTTTGGCTGGATACCGAGGCTTCTGAGCTCTTTTACACTGTGCTGGGTCGGTTTTGACTTCATTTCCCCTGCAGCTGCCAGGTAAGGGATAAGTGTACAGTGAATGTACATTACGTTTCTCACACCCACGTCACTCTTGATCTGACGGATGGCTTCAAGGAAAGGCAGGCTTTCAATGTCCCCGACTGTTCCGCCGATTTCAGTGATGACAACATCCGGGCTGCCGTCTTTGCTTGCACGGAAGATCCGCTCTTTCAGCTCATTGGTAATATGGGGGATAACCTGTACGGTTCCGCCAAGGTAATCTCCGCGGCGCTCTTTTTTCAGGACACTGGAGTATATCTTACCTGTTGTTACGTTTGAATTTTTATTCAGGTTAATATCAATAAAGCGCTCGTAGTGACCAAGGTCAAGATCCGTTTCAGCACCGTCGCCTGTAACGAATACTTCCCCGTGCTGATACGGGCTCATTGTTCCCGGGTCCACGTTAATGTATGGGTCAAATTTCTGGATCGTCACTTTCAGGCCTCTGTTTTTAAGAAGACGGCCGAGAGATGCCGCGGTAATGCCTTTTCCAAGAGAAGATACTACTCCACCGGTTACGAAGATATATTTTGTCATTACGTTCCCTTCCTTTTCTTATGTGTATTTCAGGGGACGGAACATCCGCCTTTAGGATAACCCTAAATGGTAAGAAGCTTCCGCACTTTAAAAAACAAGGCTCTGTTAATGTTGATCTCCGCTCCTATGCGCTCCCTTTCCGCGGGGACATATTCGCGCAATCAACTTTTTAATACAACAATAATCTTTTAACATAGCCAAAACAAAAAAACAAAAGTGCCCACCTCAAGCGTTCGCATTGAGGGGCACTTTTGTTTATATATTGGTTTCGTTCATATTTACGTACTTGTGTAGCCCAAAAATGATTCTACCTAGAATGTACGTCCATGTCAATAGGCAGTCTGTAATGAGCAGCAGGCAAAATTAACGATCTTCTTCGTCTTCACTGTCTAAGTCTTCTTCGTCCTCTTCACCGTCAAACTCGTCTTCTTCATCAAGATCTTCGAAGTCCTCGTCTTCTTCATTGGCAAGTTCGTCAAGCTCATCTTCAAGATCTTCAAACTCGTCGAAGTCTTCCTCATGATCACCAAAGATGTCATCATCTTCATCTGCAGATGCACGAAGCTTTTTCTTTTTCGGCTTGTTTGTCTGGGAAAGTTCCTCTTCCGTCTGATCGAACGGATA contains these protein-coding regions:
- the fsa gene encoding fructose-6-phosphate aldolase; translated protein: MRFFIDTANIDEIKNAHELGILSGVTTNPSLVAKEGVDFHDRLREITSIVTEGSVSAEVISTEAEGMIEEGKELAAIAPNITVKVPMTLEGLKAVRTFADLNIKTNVTLVFSTNQALLAARAGATYVSPFLGRLDDIGHDGLELISAIAEVFDIHSIDTEIIAASVRHPVHVTEAAMRGAHIATIPHKVIAQLASHPLTDAGIERFLSDWEKANA
- the fba gene encoding class II fructose-1,6-bisphosphate aldolase, which codes for MPLVSMKEMLETAKAEGYAVGQFNLNNLEFTQAILQAAQEENSPVILGVSEGAARYMGGFVTVVTIVEALMAEYEVTVPVAIHLDHGSSFEKCVEAIYAGFTSVMIDGSHHPLEENIAVTKKVVDVAHALGISVEAELGRIGGQEDDLIVDDAEAAYAIPAECDELIRATNVDCFAPALGSVHGPYKGEPNLGFDRMKEVSELTAVPLVLHGGTGIPTKDIQKAISLGTAKINVNTESQISSAKAVRETLANDAEMYDPRKYMGPAREAIKETVKGKMREFGSSQKA
- a CDS encoding response regulator; its protein translation is MKKKLLIVDDQYGIRVLLHEVFEKDGFDTYDASNGKQALSIVRDKNPDLVLLDMKIPGMDGLEILREMKKMGVETNVIMMTAYGELEMINEAKKLGALAHFAKPFDIDEVREKVKEHLMV
- a CDS encoding DUF2529 family protein, which translates into the protein MQKIFSTQLQGLLNKMNDTYEEAFEDGSRLIAQSLITNGKVGMFATGEMEGVLAQAIKGVDRFENLVAVEEGRLHELDEMDTVLIFSPSPNEAACCMIADSLRGREIQTIAVFTGEKRDEDGPSLENLTDVSIDLGVKKGLVPNERGERVGQPKLLIALYAYYNLYFTTEEILAEHRGEL
- a CDS encoding CTP synthase; its protein translation is MTKYIFVTGGVVSSLGKGITAASLGRLLKNRGLKVTIQKFDPYINVDPGTMSPYQHGEVFVTGDGAETDLDLGHYERFIDINLNKNSNVTTGKIYSSVLKKERRGDYLGGTVQVIPHITNELKERIFRASKDGSPDVVITEIGGTVGDIESLPFLEAIRQIKSDVGVRNVMYIHCTLIPYLAAAGEMKSKPTQHSVKELRSLGIQPNVIVVRTERPVPEDMKDKIALFCDIEKEAVIEARDAETLYEVPLELQRQNFDDYVCNYLDLPKAEANMDEWNALVEKVTNLSKKTTIALVGKYVALQDAYLSVAEALKHAGFNFDADVDIKWINSEDVTRENAAELLGGVDGILVPGGFGDRGIEGKIAAIEYARTKNIPFLGICLGMQLASVEFARHVLGMEGANSAELNPGTPYPVIDLLPEQKDVEDYGGTLRLGLYPCKLQEGTKAYEAYGEQVVYERHRHRYEFNNEYREQMEEAGFTFSGTSPDGRLVEIVELKDHPYFIASQFHPEFISRPTRPQPLFRDFIGASLNNK
- the rpoE gene encoding DNA-directed RNA polymerase subunit delta, which gives rise to MSFKQYNDTQLKELSMLEIAYELLKEKKGSEEYHVLLKQVAGMKEISDADLKDRIANLYTEMSLDGRFVNLGDNKWGLRSWYPFDQTEEELSQTNKPKKKKLRASADEDDDIFGDHEEDFDEFEDLEDELDELANEEDEDFEDLDEEDEFDGEEDEEDLDSEDEEDR